A stretch of the Ornithodoros turicata isolate Travis chromosome 4, ASM3712646v1, whole genome shotgun sequence genome encodes the following:
- the LOC135392452 gene encoding uncharacterized protein LOC135392452: MKQWGVLDRHAVPYRPAGQVVERHNAVVKQSIMVYCHNHRDWDKHLQEIAFAMRTSESTVTGYTPAFRCYERELRTSWTPSPGHRTGERVSAPEYGAELSQALQSALDFARSHQGQMRLLQEEQYNRSRQPIEFAVGDRVLRDCHILSNACKGIFGRLAPRRDGPYVISARVPSTSSKVIQARVATAG; the protein is encoded by the coding sequence ATGAAACAGTGGGGTGTTCTTGACAGGCATGCAGTTCCCTACAGGCCTGCTGGACAGGTCGTTGAGAGGCATAATGCTGTTGTCAAGCAGAGCATTATGGTCTATTGCCACAACCACCGTGACTGGGACAAGCATCTCCAGGAGATTGCATTTGCTATGCGAACATCGGAGAGCACTGTCACAGGTTACACTCCCGCCTTCCGGTGTTACGAAAGGGAGTTACGCACATCGTGGACACCATCTCCGGGACACCGCACAGGAGAGAGAGTGTCAGCACCTGAATATGGTGCAGAGCTGTCACAGGCCCTGCAGAGTGCCCTTGACTTTGCACGCAGCCATCAGGGGCAGATGAGGCTACTGCAGGAGGAACAGTACAACAGGAGTCGACAGCCCATTGAATTTGCTGTGGGTGATCGTGTCTTGCGCGACTGCCACATCCTCAGCAATGCATGTAAGGGCATCTTCGGCAGGCTAGCTCCCAGGCGTGACGGGCCGTATGTTATCAGCGCCAGGGTTCCATCCACGTCATCCAAGGTCATCCAAGCTCGCGTCGCAACTGCGGGATAG
- the LOC135392453 gene encoding protein NYNRIN-like: protein MVANCGARGKDLCRVEDALAVQQTSVATFIDPHNLAEEQLQYPLLRNISSHITGGYLPEDSREAKQIRDLSHDSEVDLDGVLWHVGGDAKLLWLPQQLRSEILHLGHDHPLSGHMGYFKTYKRIRQHHFWLGMRADVSRYVRACGVCQRMKSNRQKPKGMMTSSWATVPMDELSVDIIGPLPPT from the coding sequence ATGGTTGCCAATTGTGGTGCCAGAGGCAAAGACCTCTGTAGAGTTGAGGATGCACTAGCAGTGCAGCAGACATCAGTAGCAACTTTCATTGACCCACATAACCTGGCAGAAGAACAGCTGCAGTACCCGCTATTGAGAAACATCAGCAGTCACATTACTGGCGGATATCTTCCTGAAGATTCAcgagaagcaaagcaaattcgaGACCTGTCACATGACAGCGAAGTGGACTTGGATGGCGTCCTCTGGCATGTCGGAGGCGACGCAAAGCTACTATGGCTCCCTCAGCAGCTTCGCTCAGAGATACTACACCTCGGTCATGACCACCCTCTTAGTGGACACATGGGGTACTTCAAGACTTATAAACGAATAAGACAGCATCACTTTTGGTTGGGCATGAGAGCTGACGTCTCAAGATACGTGAGAGCCTGTGGTGTATGTCAAAGAATGAAATCTAACCGACAGAAACCGAAAGGCATGATGACCAGCTCCTGGGCAACAGTGCCTATGGATGAGCTGAGCGTAGACATTATTGGACCCCTTCCGCCAACATAG